In Juglans regia cultivar Chandler chromosome 13, Walnut 2.0, whole genome shotgun sequence, the DNA window tttcttatattaattaatcacaactgtaatttttatttatgaaataaaatgaagtctatttaaaaaaaaacaagaacaaaatggTACAAAGGTAATCCTGAAACAAATTTGCTCGGTATATCGTGTTTAGGGCTTCCAGTCGGAGACTCTTTCGTGTCTTTCAATTGCTTTTCTGGAGGTGTACAGTGTACTCCCCCATAGTCTCCGGGAAGATCTTCGACCAGGTAAGTCTGACTCAATCGAGATCTCCGACCATACACTTTTCTCGATTTTCCTGTGCTTTTTGAATTCGAATTCCAagccttcctttttttttcccctccctCTTCTCACCGTAAATGCCACAAACATTTAAATTGGTTCGTGTCCTTAGATCTCAGAATTTCACCAGCGCTGAGGAGGCGGAGATTTAAGTGTGGAAGAAGCAATGGCAGGAGCGGAGCAGTGGAAGAACCATTTGGAGCAGTGGAAGAACCAACTGGAGCCTTGGAAGAATCAACTGGAGCAATGGTTGAACCAAGGGATTGAATACATTCAGCAGATTCCACCAACCCAGCTCTACGCTGCTATCGCTGTCTTGTTATTCACAACCCTTTTGATCCTTTTGAGTATTATGCTGTCACATTCTTAATTACTTGGCTATACTTTTATGTTCAATATGCTCATCCGCGAATCTGGTGTGTTTTTTTTCGTATCAAACGTTGATGTGTTTTTTTCCTGACGTTTCGCTTTGCGTGGCAGTTCGGGTGTTCAAGCGCACGAAATCTAATACCATCGTGCTAACTGGGCTTAGTGGGAGTGGGAAAACTGTTCTATTCTATCAGGTAAACATTGGCATCGTTGGATTTAGTCGTTGATATGTGTTAACTTGTCAAGATTTTAATAATTCAATGCATCCAGTTGTAGgagatgtgatatattttgaagaatGTTCCTACATTAGTCTTACAGTGCTCATGGTACGAGTTGATAGTCAAGATTATGTCCTGTTGCTCGTTATAAGTTTTTACTAACTGTACTAAACCAATAAAGGGACTGATGCAGAGTCCTGCACACGTTTTTTAAACACTTCGTTAAGCCCTGATGGTTGGTTATATcaagtcctttttttttaatgagtaaaaAAACTTTGTTAATCAACGCAAAAGGCGCATCCAAGTACCCGAGGTGATACAAGAGAGACATCTGTCTAGGGGtagaaaaagatacaagaaaatcatgaaaaactAGCCCATTAAAATCAGGCTGTCCAAAGGAATAGAGTGTTAAAAATAAAGCTCCTTCAGTGTCTGTTAACACTCCTCAAAATTCCCATCATTACTTTACTTCTAAATGCACCATACTAGGCCagtaggaaccatcttccacactgctgcagTTTGTGCACATCTTACGAACCCTCTCCAAGAGTAAGAAAGGTCAACTATTTTGGGCATGAACAAAGCCAGTTCTTTAGGTCTTGTAATAAGTTTATTTAACCCTAGTCCTGTAACCCATGTAATGCCTTAGTAACATAGTTTTTTGGAGTGCATGTCATTACAAAATCTTGCTGagcttatttataaaaaaacactagaTTCTACGCATATTTCTGTTTCTTTGGCCTCTGTGTGCAACCTCAGAGAagaaataacttataaaaaaaaacactaggcTCAGAACGGTTTTTCAAATCACACATAAATGTGAACATAGAAATGAGATAAGGTGTGGTGATGAGTGGTGTTGttggtgctttttttttattaaaaatagcgGCTGGGAAGCTTCAAAAATTTAGGGAACTGTATTTTGCCCTGTTTGTCAGCCTGACAGTACTGTTATTCGTACTTTGGCTTGTTTATGGTTATGCCAATTCTGTTCTGAAGCTTTTGGTGTATTGGAGTGTTGCAGTTAGGGAAAAAAGTGCAATGTTGTCTCTAGGAGGGTGCTGTCATGCTTAGTTTTTTGCTATAGCAGAGTGGTTGAGGTTTTGAGGGGTTGAACTTTTTATCAACAAGATTTAGCTGGTGTTCCTTAGAATTTGTAGATACTTTCCAATATGCACCTCCTATTACTATTGATTACTTCATATACAAAGGTCTCGTTTATACCTTCACTTTTATGCTTTGATTTTATGTCTGTGACAGCTTCGGGATGGCTCTTCCCATCAGGGCGCTGTTACATCAATGGAACCAAATGAGGGCACTTTTGTGCTTCATTCTGAAACAACAAAGGTATTACATTTTAATTCCTTATGCCCAGATGCATGAGAAACAATTCCAAATTTCTTCTGTACATATTGATTTATCTGATCATGCTTAGTCTTTTGTATATGCGAGAGGAAGTATCCCAATCCTTTCAGCTGCCATGTGAACATAAGATTGATTATAGCGTTTCACttcttttcatctcatttttgtttattagtTGATCATTGGACCACACTCATTGAACTGAAACCTTTCTTACCTTGTGTTTGACAGAAGGGCAAAATAAAACCTGTCCATCTGGTTGATGTTCCTGGGCATTCTCGTCTTCGACTCAAACTGGATGAGTTCTTGCCTCAAGCAGCAGGAATAGTTTTTGTGGTGGATGCTTTGGAATTCTTACCAAACTGCCGTGCTGCTTcagagtaattttatttatatattcattattttttccaaagCTACACTGGTAGAAAATCATCCCCCCCAAAACCACCACCACCTGCTTACTTCATATCACCCTGGCACCTTGGGTTGGACCCTACAGGGTCCCTCCCCAATGAGTCTTAGATCCATCCTAATAAGTGATACAAAGTTGGTGAGCAAATGACAAATAGAActgaaaaaaagtatatattgcTTACAAAGATGTGTAACATTTGATACCACTTTCAAAAGGTACCTGTATGATATCTTGACCAAGGCCAGTGTTGTAAAGAAGAAAATTCCAGTACTCATTCTCTGCAACAAAACTGACAAAGTGACAGCACATACCAAGGAGTTTATCAGGAAGCAGATGGAGAAGGAAATGTATGGCTTTTAAGTTCTTTTATCTGTTGTTTTTGGTTGATTAcatttattactcattttttaagcTGTGGAGGGGATTGCACTTCTGGTTTTTCCCTTTTGATTTTCATTTGttctataatatttaaagatgtggAAGAGAGATTGGTCCAGTAAATTCATTTTCCCCAAAATTTTCCTTTCGTTATAGCCAATGCAATTGTCTCCTGAGTTATTGTAGAGGTAGCCTTGTAATCTACTTTCTTTTATATGGTCTTTTGTTCTTAGCTCACTGAATGGTGCTCTAATATTGCACGATGTGTTATATATGGATTCTTGTTTCTGTTCATTCTAACAATttacttttcattaaatttcGCCCTATGCAACCTATAGACGAGGAAGAAATCTACACCATGGCATCAATTGCTTTCCAAGAAAATATTGGTTACAGCCTGGTGGTTGTAATTGACATCCATAATTCTTCTAGA includes these proteins:
- the LOC108979088 gene encoding signal recognition particle receptor subunit beta-like; amino-acid sequence: MAGAEQWKNHLEQWKNQLEPWKNQLEQWLNQGIEYIQQIPPTQLYAAIAVLLFTTLLILLIRVFKRTKSNTIVLTGLSGSGKTVLFYQLRDGSSHQGAVTSMEPNEGTFVLHSETTKKGKIKPVHLVDVPGHSRLRLKLDEFLPQAAGIVFVVDALEFLPNCRAASEYLYDILTKASVVKKKIPVLILCNKTDKVTAHTKEFIRKQMEKEIDKLRASRSAISEADIANDFTLGVPGEVFSFSQCSNKVTVAEASGLTGDISQVEHFLRENVKP